From Eremothecium sinecaudum strain ATCC 58844 chromosome III, complete sequence:
CAAGAAATATGATAGATAGATTAATGGAGTCAGGGTTTTCGTATGAGGAGTGTCTTCTTGCCCTTGAACAGTCATCCTTTGACGAGGCTGAAGCTGCTGGTATCCTCACTGCTTCCCTTGCACCTAGTGATATGCAATCTACTGAAATATCCTCAGACGAGTCGAAAGAGATATGGTATCAGGAATTAGATGCACTCTCGAGTATTTACGAGGCCGACCAACATACTATTATAGAAAAGGATACCTGCTTCATGATGAATTTAAGCGAAGAACTACATTTAAAAGTGAAGTTTTACAAGACAAAGTATTACCCATCTCAGCTTCCTGGAATTATCGTTTCGACGTTTGATAAGAACTATAAATTGCCAAATTATATTAAACAACAGATAGTGCGGAAGTTATTGCACTATATTGAGAGTTCTGGCATCTTTGGAGATATTTTGCTGTTCAACATATTTGGGTGGTTACAAGAGCATTTGGTAAATATCATTGACAATCCAGGTCCATTGTTCTTTGAAACCAAGAACGGCGAAGGAAATTTGAGAGACCAAAAATCAAAACCAGCAATCAAAAAAGAATCTAAAGGAAGAGGTCGTGCAACTAAGACATTAACGCAAGATGAGGTTACTCGAATTGAACAGGAATATTTAGATAGAATTAAAACACCACAATATGGTGAAATGATTAGTCAAAGATCAAAATTGCCAGCCTGGGGTAAACAAAAGAGAATTGTCGAAATGGTAGAAAATAATGATGTCATTCTCGTTACAGGTGAAACAGGTTCCGGTAAATCGACTCAAGTTGTTCAATTCCTGCTTGATAGTTTGATGAAGGATAAGAAGGACTTTTCGAAGCGCAAAATTATATGTACGCAGCCCAGGAGGATTTCAGCAATAGGTTTAGCGGAACGTGTATCAGATGAAAGACGCACAAAATGTGGTAGTGAGGTTGGTTATATTATTAGAGGCGGTAACAAGACATCGGCATACACTAGGATAGTCTTTATGACTACCGGTGTTTTGGTTAGAATCCTACAGGGGGATAAGACTTTCTTGAGTAACTCTATTGTTGTTATAGATGAGGTACACGAGAGAAGTGTTGACACTGACCTTTTGGTTATtttattgaagaatattCATAAGAAAATTCCAGGCATGAAGATTGTTTTAATGAGTGCTACCGTCAATGTTGAAATCTTTAAGAATTATTTTGATGGTATGAAAACATGTCATATCGAAGGGAGAACATTTCCAATTAAGGATTACTTCTTAGAGGATATTTTGGAGGAATTAGACtttaaaattaaaagaAAAAACTTCGACGATATCGACTTTGTTGACGAAGACTCAGCTTTCTTGAGACCAACAGCGGATTCGAAGTTTTTCCAAAGTGGCCAGATCAATTTCGATCTTTTAGCTGATACCGTTTTCCATGTCCATAAAAGGTTGATTTCTGAGAACAACAACGGTTCTATTATCGTATTTTTGCCCGGTGTTGGTGAAATTAACAAGTGCTGTCAAATTTTAAGTCGCGAAGACAATAATTCAGACCTTGTCATTTTACCCTTGCACTCTTCTTTGACAACCGAAGCCCAGAAGCGTGTTTTCAATAGGATTCCAGGGAAACGTAAAGTTGTGGTCTCTACTAACATCGCTGAAACATCCATCACTATTGATGATTGTGTCGCCACTATTGACACTGGTCGTGCGAAGGTCATGGATTACAATCCAAAAGAAAATATTACGAAGTTGGTAGAAACCTTTATTTCTAAAGCAGAAGTAAAACAACGTAGAGGTCGTGCTGGTAGAGTTCAAGAGGGCTATTCTTACAAATTATTTTCGAAAAATGTCTTTAATGGAATGATGGAATCGCCTATACCTGAAATCAAAAGAATACCTTTGGAGTCTTTGTATCTATCAGTGAAATCGCTCAGTATAACAAATGTGATGAAATTTTTGGCAACCGGTATCGATCCACCACCCATGTCTTCCTTTTTGAAGTCTGAACAAATGTTAATAAGAACAGGTTTACTTCGAGAAGAAGATAAGTCACTGACCGAACTTGGTAAATATGTGAGCATGATGCCTGTTATGGATACTAAGCATGGTAAACTCTTAGTTTATTCGATAATTTTCGGATGCACAGATATTGGTGTCTTACTCACATCTGTATTAGGCGCAGGAGCAATGCCATTTGTTGGTCCAAGTGAAAACAGAGATAAAATAAAGGCTATATTATCACAGTTCAAAGGTAAAGGCGATATACTAGCAATCACCGAGATAGTAAGCCAATACCTCGACATGAAGGACAGCTCAAGTCGCCGTAAGTTTATGGCAGATAACTTGTTATCCTATAGGAAACTTGAGGAAATTCAGAACTCGATTACTCAGTACTATTCTATTTTGGCGGATGCCGGGCTACTTCCTTTGGGATACAAGCCTGGATCTGTTGAACATTTGAACAGAAATGCAGGTAATTATAACGTGTTAAAGTGCATAATAACTGGTGCATTCTATCCCAACGTGGCACGAGTTCAATATCCAGATCCAAAGTTCATCTCTGTCAGTTCAGGCGCTGTAGAGGTAGACTCGGAGGCCAAGCTGACTAAGTTCTGGATTATCAACGAGGAATACATAGACCATCTCTCTTCTGTTGAGCCCAAAAATGATACCGGAAACGCTCCACTCCCTACTACTCGGGCGTTTATACATCCTTCGTCGGTGCTATTCACATCGGAAAATTCCCAGGCCCAACCTATCAGTGCGATGGATGATAACATCTCCCCGTCCTTATCTAAGCTCACACTCTCCTCGTCCAAAGCTCCCTTTGTGGTCTACAATGCAGCTTTTTCAACATCCAAACTTTTTTTGCGTGACCTGACACCGACATCCACTCTAGCACTGCTTCTATTTGGAGGCCCTATCCACTACGAGATTCACGGAACCGAGCATTCTCCAGGCATTGTCGTTGATCAATGGCTCCCAATACGAACTTGGTGCAAGAATGGTGTCCTATTAAAAGAAGTAAGAGAACTACTTGACCAAGTACTGCAGAAGCGACTAGAGGATACGACTTCATTCAGCCCCGACGATAAAGAAGGGCAAATCTTAAAACTTATAGAACACGTAATCAACATAGAATAATTGAAATTACTCATCTAACGCATCATTGTGCTATTTTAACCTACCCTCTGAAGGTATGAGTATCCTATAGCCGTTTCCCAGCGTGGCTGTTACCAGACCTTAAGAGGTGCAAAAAATGAAGGGTGCGGGGTTCGAACCCGCGCGGACACCGTCCAACAGATCTTAAGTCTGCCGCCTTAGACCACTCGGCCAACCCTCCTACTCGTAGATCTGTCTGGGTGTGATTTGCGTGCACCTATAACGTATAATATTGCACATTGTGACTGCTGCACCCTTTGTTTGCAACAGCCGTGCAATCTTCGGTCATGTACAAAAGTATATTGTATGTTCCATTATGTGCAAACAATGGTTATCTTCAAAATGCCACAGTCCTCTCGTGCATTGACAGATATTGATCGCAAAACACATTCGGCGGTGATATCAGCACGAATGCAGTCATCTATCTATATCCAGTACCTTATACTAGCTATCGCTGTATGGTGACATTTGTTAATCGCTCTTTGTAAAAACCAACCTCGTTAACTTTGAAACACTACATCCGTAACTGCGGTGTAATAATGTCGCTTGCACTAGAACATAGGAACAATTCCACCAACCTCAAACATAAAATTTTCCTGGGCAAATGGCGCAGTTGGTAGCGCGCTTCCCTTGCAAGGAAGAGGTCATCGGTTCGATTCCGGTTTTGTCCATTACTTTTTCGCCTTCAGCCTCGGATTATTTCGTCACCATCTCCTATTGTATTCGGAGGCCATAGGGCAGCTTCTATTTTAGCAGTTTAGCAGTTCTAGAACCATAAAAAGAACGCTATGATGTTATTCGTAGGCAGGCTTGCTTGTAATATCGGTATCTATAGCAGCGAAGTTTCATAATTAACTTGCATTGCCTGCATCACAAAATATGCGGCCAAAAGGTCGATTCTGCGTTCTCGAAAGAGCAGTATGTAAGCAGCGATTAAAATATCTTGCTCAATTGTAGTATACTAATAATACTTAataattaattaattagAGTTATTTCATGGCACTGAGAGTTGCCTTAGTGACTACCATTTTTTATACCACTTAAATAATATAACTAATTCGTTCATTCTTACTTAACTCAAAGTATTCATGAAAGGTTAAGGATACATACTTAAGTAACGCAAGTTAATTTAGGTAGTATTATAAAGGGAGAATTTTTGGATAGAAATTCGCTCGTGGATTGATATAATACTGTCTGATTAGGTGAATTTTTTACTTGGGGGTTATTTTTGGGTAGATTTATAAAAGCTACTAAGATCTTGTTACCGACATCTTGATGACGCAGACAACAGTAGGAATGGATGATCTTATTCCGCTTCCATCTGAGACTGTAACGGTAATAAATGTACGGAATACGCCGTCAAGTGGTCCAAAGGCGAACTTTGGACATATAAAGTCTAAATCGCAGCCAAATATACAGCCTTCGAAAGGTAGTGTATCATCGCCGAGCAGGTTATCAGTTGGGATGTTATCATCGTTTATTCCACTCAAACACTTTAGTATAAATAGTGCAAGCCAGCAGAAGTACCCGGTTCACGATAAATGTGCGATTTTGGACTGTGTGGATTTGAAGACTCTACTTGTTGATAATCGTGATGTGCTTGTAATCGACGTTCGTTGCTACATGGAGTATTCGAAAGCGCACATCAAAGGCGCTATTAATGTGAGCCTGCCGTCAACGCTGTTGAAGAGGAAGAACTTCGACTTGGTGAAGCTGTTGAAGAACCTACCGGAGTCTGAAAGAATTCAAATACAGCATAAGCTGGAGGGTAGAACTGTTCAGGGCATTCCTTCCATCATAATATATGACCAGCTGCCAATAAGCCCGAATGGATCTACAAGCCTCGCATGTTTTGGTATTTGCTCGAAGTTCCTCGAGCACGACTGGGGCAGTTCGGAATTCAAGAGGCCTGGTGTTTCCATTCTGAATGAAGGATTTTTGCAATTTCAGTTACAATATCCGGCGCTGGTGGAGTCGACCACTTTGGACGAGTATAAGGAGCAGCTGGCCGAGTGCAATAAGCTAGATACGCTCTTATCGTGTTCGTCCCCGCTCTCTTCGTCTAATGTCTCACCAGTGGATTCAGACGACTCTTCGTCAAAAATATCTTTGCAATTGACGAAGTTCCAACTTCCTAGAAGGCAGACACGATTAAGCATCGGGTCTACACAGTCCTTCTCCTCGTTCCATTTCAGACACCCAGAAGAAAGCAACAACTTAGAAAGTTACCTGGTTGCTGTCGATATGAGCGAGAGCAGCAAGTGCTCTTCGCACGAAGAGGACGACTATGAACCATCTACGTCAAGTTCCAAGGACATATACAGCTCTCCACTGAAACTAAGGTTCCAGGTGGGTTTCGAAAAGCTGTTAACTATGCATCAAAGAGATCTAATAAACATGAAAATTCCACAATGGTTTCAAGAACTAATGCTAGAATGCTCGAAATTACAATTTGTTGAGCAATTCCAGCGCCTCGACCTAATGGAACGAGCGAGATTGGATAGACTATTTGTTATATCGCCTACATCATGCCCTGACAGTTTAAGCGTTGAATTGAATGATAATGAACTTAATTTTGAAACGGACTATAACCCTACGATATCTGTCTCATGCGGTCTAGAACTAGGAACCAAAAATAGATACAAAGGCATTATCCCATATGAACACACAAGGGTGGTATTAAAGAAAGATCTTGCCATAAAAGTTAATGAGGTATCATTCGATGAACAGTCCTTAGTGGAGACATACATTAATGCAAACTACCTAACGGGTCCGTTTACGGACATTAGAACACCCGGCGAATCTCTTAGGTATATTGCAACGCAAGCTCCATTAAGTGAAACTATTCATGACTTCTACACATGTATTATTAATAACAACGTCCCGCTTGTTCTCACGTTAACAGACCAATATGAGTGTGGGATTGAGAAGTGCAGCAACTTTTGGGACTCTAGCATCCATAATGGAATTAAAGTGGAACTAATGGAAACGGATAGACTAGATGATCTATATTTGAGGAGGATAAAACTAACTTATAATCAGGGCAAGTCTACCCATACGTTCTTACAAGTGCAAATAACGGGCTGGCCAGACTTGGGCATTTTGACTCATCCATCCTATATTATCTATATGATCAGTATAAAAAATTATCTGTTGGATCGTCTGATTAAACGAGGATTCTACAGTAATGATCATCCGCCGACTATATTAGTTCACTGCTCAGCGGGATGCGGCAGAACAGGGACCTTATGCACTGTGGACACAATCCTATCTAACTTGGAAAGTATCGATGAAGTTTATGGACAGGCACTCGTTTCGGGTGCTACTTCGAAGAATCCTTTCGATCCTGTGGTCCTCACAATTGACCGCTTCAGGAAGCAAAGGATGTCCATGGTGCAGACGATAAATCAATTTCTTTTTGTTTACGATTGTCTTCTCCTTTACTTTACGCAACAACTGGACGTTGACTCTCAAGGTAGGAGTTCTTGGCAAACATTTATGAGCTCCCTTGATAGATTAGATATATTAAAGAACTTTCTATGTAACGCAACAGTCAATTAATATGCTAGGAGTTGGTTTCATTACGTGCTTATTACATTTTCTTTTATAGCTTACATGTTCGCTGTCACAGGTGATACATGTATATACCGACGTATTCAGTTTCTTCGATGGTTAATGAAGGACACATGCAGAGGTAGAAATGTCTTTGACTGCTAAATGCATAAAACTAGTGCAATAGGAGTATGCTTTTGCGATTATTATCCCAATACTAATTCATATAAGATTACCAGGATGTTTATTCCAATCAATGGGATCCTTAACAGCGTTTGCACTGCACCGATTAACTTGATTAGTTTCGACTTTGTAGAGTTATCATTCTGTCCAAAAGCTGGTTGCTGTGACTTTGAACCTAGACCAACTGTAATAGATATTTGTTAGTTTACTGTGTTCTTTAAACTGCCACCCCTTGGTACACTTAAACATACTTCTTCTTAGAAACCTCTCCTCACTCAAAACTGCTACTGAATTCACCAGAAGCAGTATCACGTAAAATAGTCTACCTAAACCAAATATCATTGTAATACGTGATATATGCTGATTCTTCTAGCGTACTTGTATGTTTCTTCATTTAGTAGGCTTTAAAAACAACGGCTATGTAAAATTATAGGCTTCATCGGGAATACATAAATGTACTTGTTAACTAACACAAGAAACTATAGAAAGTCTAGCATGTCCTCTGAGTGTCTCTGATAACTGCTAATGCTTGAGCACGTAACGAAATGATAGTTGACTTATATTTAAGGTTTATTAAAACACATATACAAAAAGGTTTAGTAGTGTATAAATGATGAGAATTGCTTCAGTCAGCGTTACGTCTGGCAACCTTCTTGGCCAATCTCTTACCAGTACCGAAGACCTTCTTACCTCTGTTCTTTCTTTGCTTTCTTTGTTGTCTGGAAGCCTTTTCGACCTTCTCAGCCATACCGTATCTCACCAATCTGTAGGTTGGCTCGAACTTCTTAGCGTCAGCAACAGAGTTGTAGACCAAACCGAAACCAGTAGATCTACCACCACCGTATTGGGTTCTGAAACCGAAAACAGAGACAGAGTCCTTTTCAGCCTTGTAGGCATCAGCCAACTTTTCCCTCAACTCGTCCTTGGAGACATTAGCTCTGTTTGGGTGCAAAACGTCAACGACAAATTGCTTTCTAGCCAACAATGGGTTGGTGATAACCTTTCTAGTACGAATAGTAATAGCGTCAGACTGTTAAAGTTAGTTAGTAAACATGGCCTTAGATCTGACAAACTGTGTATCAACTAAGGAACCTCTCCGGATGACAATAATTATGACTTTAAAAGCCCCAGCCGTGTTCGTCGGtgtatattttatattataGTTCTAACTGGTTCTTTGTTTTAACTCCAGGCTCATTTTGTCGTTCATGGAAGCGTGTATTGATTAATATTTCAGATATCTCTCATTTGAACGTATAACCACCATCTAATATATTACAAGTTCTCTTATATTGATCGCACAGTCCGTAGTTAACACTATGATTGACATACCATTCCTGTTTATACCCTCTGTAATAGGCTTCGTGATCAATAATTTAACCCAATAACTCTACAAGTAATAAGCTCCTAATAGCTGGAAAAAGTCTGGTACGTTGAACCTTCGGACTGTTAGACAGTGAAGCTACGAGGCTGCACTGGGAACCCGTCCCGCTAGTGGGGAGCTAGAGAGGATGGTCCGCCCGAGCAGTGAGTGTAGGGGAGCCCTGGGCTGTACGGCTGAGCCGACCTAGACTGGGACGGTGGCCATCGCACGAGTGACAATCAACAACGCAATAAAAAATGATATTTGGATGTATGGGTGCGCAGTCATATTTCTTTTTGATCACGTGAGTGTAATCACGTGGTGTCGTAATGCTGCTGATTCAATACAGCCATCCGAGCTGTATAAAAAGACAATAAGGCATCCACGCATATGAGATTGCGTGCTAATCTACTGTTATTCTTGTTCTAAAATGTGCCTGAGAATCCAGCGTGCAACGGCATATCAGCGAAAAGAGAGCCATTTTGTCTAACTCAAGTTCTTAACAATTCTTTAACCTAAAAGTATATTTACTATGTACCAAATAACAGTAATTCTTACATATATTCGTACACGGCTATGTCGCATGGATATATTCGCATGACTATGTTTGCATGCGCTTCAATCAATCAAATTCCAGTCTAAACAAGTAGACTTGGAATACTTGCACCTATTATTTCTCTGGCTTTGTGATTGCAATTCTCACAGCCTTTGTTTGGGTATAGTTGTCCAGAGCTTGTTCTCCCATTTCAGAACCGATACCAGATTGACCAAATCCACCGAATGGCACTCTTGGGTGGAAGTTGTTGTAAGTGTTCACCCAAATTGTACCTGCCTTGATTCTGTTTGAAACCTCAACAGCCTTGTTAATGTCCTTGGTATGAATACCAGCTGCTAGACCATATTCAGAATCGTTAGCTAAACTAATAACTTCATCAACAGTAGAGAATTTTGCAATGGTAACAAATGGTCCGAAGATCTCCTCCTTAACAATTCTCATATCCTCTTTAACATCGGCAAAAATAGTAGGTTTGATGAAGTAGCCCTTGTCTCCATGTCTCTCACCACCAGTGAGAAGAGTGGCACCCTCCTTAAGACCAATTCCAACGTAGGACATAATCTTGTCAAATTGAACCTTTGAATTTTGAGCACCTTGGAACACTTCTTCATCGAATGGGTTACCAACCTTGATGTTCTCAGAGTATGCCTTAAACTTCTGCAAAACTTCATCGTAAACAGTGTCCTGAACGTAAATTCTTGAACCAGCGCAGCAAACTTCACCAGAATTGTAGAAAATACCGAATGCAATGTTGCTTACGGCTTGGTCCAAGTCCGCGTCAGCAAAGACAATATTTGGAGACTTTCCACCCAATTCCAGGGAAACCTTCTTTATAGTATCACCACAGGCCTTCATGACTAGACGACCAACAGCGGTAGAACCCGTGAAAGCAAGCTTACTAATACCAGGATGAGTACACAAACGGTTACCAACAATCTTACCGAAACCAGGTAAAATATTCATGACACCGTTTGGAATACCGGCCTCATTGGCCAATTGCGAAACATATAGAGCAGATAATGGAGTACTTTCAGCTGGCTTCAACACAACCGTGTTACCAGTAGCTAGAGCAGGTCCGATTTTCCATGACCACATCAACAAAGGAAAGTTCCATGGGATGATTTGCCCACAGACACCCAAGGGTTCTCTGATTGTATAATTGAGGGAATCAGACCCAGTATTAATGTAAGTACCATTGAGCTTATCAGCCCAGCCTCCACATAGTCTCAGGTAACGAGCAACCAAAGATATATCGCCTCTTGAACATTGTAGCGATTTACCATTGTCCATAGACTCAATCCCAGCCAAAGTCTCATGGTTAGCTTCGATGAGGTCCGCTAGCTTAAATAAGCATCTCGCACGGAATTCCGGATCAGCGACGGACCATGAATCAAATGCCCGCTTAGCGACAATCACAGCATCGTCGACATCTTCCTCGCGCGCTTCATAAACATGGGTGATCTCAGCTTCTGTAGAAGGGTCCACAACTTCGAATGTCTTCTTCTGCCTGGAAGGGACGAACTTTCCGTCAATGAAGAGACCTGTTGGTTGTTTATAAGTAATACCGTTGGGTAGGGTAATATTAACGCTCAAAGGCAGATTAGAGTAGCTTCTGGCGAACCTTTTAGCTATTGTACGAACTTCGGACGTAGCTATCATTTTTTTGCACGATTATGAGATGCTATTAGGAATGTAAGTTCTCAATTACAGCTACATACTGACTTATAGCCCCTACTTATACCTCCCCATCTCCGGCACCCAACCAAAACTCAGAGTTATTCGTAGTTAAGTGAAAGCGGGGTCAATTAGGATGACATGGTGGGTGAAAATAAATTTTACCTGAACACGGAAATTACCATCATTTAACCTGCCTTAAAAGAGGTTTTCCTACGGGGTAGTATAGGAAGGGGGGCTTGCTAATTCCCTacaaaaaagaaaaagCCAGGTTAATTTAATTGTTATAAATCTTACAAAGGTCACAGTGCTAATGACCGAGTCTACATCGGTGTTATTTGCATATAGATATGCTCTTAAGTCCAGCAAAAGGCTTGTGCGGACGTTGCGGACGTTGCGGGTATCTTAAAGCTATCGTCCACTGCAGTGTGTAAACGCCCGTGTAAACGCCCGTGTAAATGCCCGGTAGCCCTGAAATTCGTCATTTTCGCCGTAGCGGATGATGAGGCTGTAAAATGTCCCACGTGACATTGTGTGGGGTAATCCGGGTAATAGTGTCCGGGTAAGTTTCAAACAGCTTCAAAGGCAGCAAGGAAAAAGCAGTGAAACGTTTTTAGCCACTAAGGGGTATGCGTGTTTCTTATTCATCATAACACCCTAAGGACCAATGGTGGAGGAATATAGTGACTATGGTGGGAACGATGACCTGCAGGAGGTTGATTACACGGTAAATAAGGAATGTCTTCAAAGTAGGACAGAGAGTGCACCGTTTACTGAAGAGCGTTTAGTTCAAATCTTAGAAGGCGTGTTTTCGGACGAAGAACAAGTAGACGATAATTATGATCCTATTAAAACAGCCCTAGAACGGTTGACGGAAGTTTCCTCACGGCACAAGTTTGTTGTTAACGTTACGGAAGTGCGAGGAACATCTAGGGAAGGATTGGAAATATCTGGGCGGCTAGGCGCATCCTGGGACGCAGTTAAGGACGGCATGTATAATCACCGTGTAACGAAAGGTGGAAGTGAATTTTTAATTACTGTGTTGTGGCTTATTAAATAGATCGGTATTTTAGTATTAAATTTTTCTCTAATGTATTATTTAAAGCGGCTAATGAAGGTGGGTTGCAAGTCTTGAGACTTGATCGCATCCAGACGGGCCGGATCATTCGCGATTGCCTGCGCCTGCGCGGTTAACTGTTTGATGCTCGTTGAGTCAAGGCCCTTTCTGCATTTTAATATGCTTTGGAGGAATTCGAGGGGTGTGTCCCAGTAAACATCAAGACATTGAACCCATGTTTCTATAATAATGTCAACAGGGCTGCAACTGAAGTCCATGAAAAACTCCATCAGCTTGAATTTCTCATCGATTATATGTTTCTCCTCATTTGGAACAAATTGAATGAAAAGCTTGTAGAAGATTTCGAAATCACGTTTCATGCATTCAAGGAACTTATTCTGCTTTGTCTTGAAAACATGGTCGAACTTCAATGCATGAATGAATTTGAGGATCGTTTCCTCAATGATTGATTCCACCAACGTGGAATACACGAATGGGTTCATTTGGCTTCTTATGTCACTGAGGTATTCGAATAGAGTATCCGAGATTTGCTGTGCTTGGTTGCCAGTATACCACGATTTGCTAAACAGTTCCGAATATGGTTTACGTAAATCATCAAATATCAAAATCACCAAGCCATTAGTACTGCATTTGGCGACCTCGGCAAAGCCATCTAATGTTTGCTCTATATGGTTGATAATTGTACGCTCATGCACTTTGGAAACCATTGAACCATACTTTTGCGAAATTGCAACTGCGTAATCTGCGGCTTTCATTTGGTCATTGGCAACCGCCACAAGATATTCTACCAACCCTCCTGCACTCTCATCCTCCTTTTTGATACTTTCTGGGTTCTCCTCATACTTTCGGTTATACTGGATGCATTTCTTCACTTCTTTCCCAATGGTTCTCATCCAGTTACTCTGACGCTGTGACATGAGCTCACAAAACCGCTCCACTACTCCAACAAGGATTTTCGCCTGACCGGAGCCAGCAGCAACTTCCACTTGTTGCGTAAACATTTGGAAACACGTTTTTGTCCCGTCCAAAAATAGGAGATTCTCTGAATCCGT
This genomic window contains:
- the YOS1 gene encoding Yos1p (Syntenic homolog of Ashbya gossypii ACL042W; Syntenic homolog of Saccharomyces cerevisiae YER074W-A (YOS1); 1-intron in Ashbya gossypii), whose protein sequence is MIFGLGRLFYVILLLVNSVAVLSEERFLRRIGLGSKSQQPAFGQNDNSTKSKLIKLIGAVQTLLRIPLIGINILVILYELVLG
- the PTP3 gene encoding tyrosine protein phosphatase PTP3 (Syntenic homolog of Ashbya gossypii ACL041C; Syntenic homolog of Saccharomyces cerevisiae YER075C (PTP3)), whose translation is MTQTTVGMDDLIPLPSETVTVINVRNTPSSGPKANFGHIKSKSQPNIQPSKGSVSSPSRLSVGMLSSFIPLKHFSINSASQQKYPVHDKCAILDCVDLKTLLVDNRDVLVIDVRCYMEYSKAHIKGAINVSLPSTLLKRKNFDLVKLLKNLPESERIQIQHKLEGRTVQGIPSIIIYDQLPISPNGSTSLACFGICSKFLEHDWGSSEFKRPGVSILNEGFLQFQLQYPALVESTTLDEYKEQLAECNKLDTLLSCSSPLSSSNVSPVDSDDSSSKISLQLTKFQLPRRQTRLSIGSTQSFSSFHFRHPEESNNLESYLVAVDMSESSKCSSHEEDDYEPSTSSSKDIYSSPLKLRFQVGFEKLLTMHQRDLINMKIPQWFQELMLECSKLQFVEQFQRLDLMERARLDRLFVISPTSCPDSLSVELNDNELNFETDYNPTISVSCGLELGTKNRYKGIIPYEHTRVVLKKDLAIKVNEVSFDEQSLVETYINANYLTGPFTDIRTPGESLRYIATQAPLSETIHDFYTCIINNNVPLVLTLTDQYECGIEKCSNFWDSSIHNGIKVELMETDRLDDLYLRRIKLTYNQGKSTHTFLQVQITGWPDLGILTHPSYIIYMISIKNYLLDRLIKRGFYSNDHPPTILVHCSAGCGRTGTLCTVDTILSNLESIDEVYGQALVSGATSKNPFDPVVLTIDRFRKQRMSMVQTINQFLFVYDCLLLYFTQQLDVDSQGRSSWQTFMSSLDRLDILKNFLCNATVN
- a CDS encoding RNA helicase (Syntenic homolog of Ashbya gossypii AER094C; Syntenic homolog of Saccharomyces cerevisiae YLR419W), whose translation is MAKKGNKTKSTATPPPEQLPSNDKKEKRGKGRVELTEDQKRALKANRSKVTNTTSWTGKLPHTLLHEITVKRKWNKVEYVMNRIGDKGMLAFAVLSYTDPKTKETLTVRMQDPTFDKKTNSGLLVPQETPAEARHYAATLALARIAHNTNMHMMLPPNHKKIWHELDDYKKKLNQENPALCCKIFDVDPFKTLVEDRKLREKQEKERGQTLESEKKAKKPPIMVTSLKQPEEKESSANARSRKSKQINLQVHTVKFPRKVWEMATYIDLEQSTRNFIENSLKSYVDWHIKMYNGEVTPEREQLRQQLLAFGFRNSHVAEAMKYKDALSFLLFHLPEDDLPPFFHRRIEDTKMKVELATLPLATRNMIDRLMESGFSYEECLLALEQSSFDEAEAAGILTASLAPSDMQSTEISSDESKEIWYQELDALSSIYEADQHTIIEKDTCFMMNLSEELHLKVKFYKTKYYPSQLPGIIVSTFDKNYKLPNYIKQQIVRKLLHYIESSGIFGDILLFNIFGWLQEHLVNIIDNPGPLFFETKNGEGNLRDQKSKPAIKKESKGRGRATKTLTQDEVTRIEQEYLDRIKTPQYGEMISQRSKLPAWGKQKRIVEMVENNDVILVTGETGSGKSTQVVQFLLDSLMKDKKDFSKRKIICTQPRRISAIGLAERVSDERRTKCGSEVGYIIRGGNKTSAYTRIVFMTTGVLVRILQGDKTFLSNSIVVIDEVHERSVDTDLLVILLKNIHKKIPGMKIVLMSATVNVEIFKNYFDGMKTCHIEGRTFPIKDYFLEDILEELDFKIKRKNFDDIDFVDEDSAFLRPTADSKFFQSGQINFDLLADTVFHVHKRLISENNNGSIIVFLPGVGEINKCCQILSREDNNSDLVILPLHSSLTTEAQKRVFNRIPGKRKVVVSTNIAETSITIDDCVATIDTGRAKVMDYNPKENITKLVETFISKAEVKQRRGRAGRVQEGYSYKLFSKNVFNGMMESPIPEIKRIPLESLYLSVKSLSITNVMKFLATGIDPPPMSSFLKSEQMLIRTGLLREEDKSLTELGKYVSMMPVMDTKHGKLLVYSIIFGCTDIGVLLTSVLGAGAMPFVGPSENRDKIKAILSQFKGKGDILAITEIVSQYLDMKDSSSRRKFMADNLLSYRKLEEIQNSITQYYSILADAGLLPLGYKPGSVEHLNRNAGNYNVLKCIITGAFYPNVARVQYPDPKFISVSSGAVEVDSEAKLTKFWIINEEYIDHLSSVEPKNDTGNAPLPTTRAFIHPSSVLFTSENSQAQPISAMDDNISPSLSKLTLSSSKAPFVVYNAAFSTSKLFLRDLTPTSTLALLLFGGPIHYEIHGTEHSPGIVVDQWLPIRTWCKNGVLLKEVRELLDQVLQKRLEDTTSFSPDDKEGQILKLIEHVINIE
- a CDS encoding 40S ribosomal protein eS24 (Syntenic homolog of Ashbya gossypii ACL043W; Syntenic homolog of Saccharomyces cerevisiae YIL069C (RPS24B) and YER074W (RPS24A); 1-intron in Ashbya gossypii) → MSDAITIRTRKVITNPLLARKQFVVDVLHPNRANVSKDELREKLADAYKAEKDSVSVFGFRTQYGGGRSTGFGLVYNSVADAKKFEPTYRLVRYGMAEKVEKASRQQRKQRKNRGKKVFGTGKRLAKKVARRNAD